A window of Cryptomeria japonica chromosome 3, Sugi_1.0, whole genome shotgun sequence contains these coding sequences:
- the LOC131069578 gene encoding probable leucine-rich repeat receptor-like protein kinase At1g35710, giving the protein MAPLFLLLSISILSTSALPQTYQHQHQQLLLRFKDAISHNSTTSLPDWTPHRPLCNWSGLTCDPSSHSILALNLSLMNLHGTISPVLGNLSSLRSIDLSNNALTGHIPPQLAQLPRMHKLWLHANQLQGPIPPSLSDCRSLHDLRLSYNQLHGSIPPDLGRLTSLTILYLGANNLTGTIPHSLGNLSALVELYLGDNHLTGTIPSFLGNMSSLVKLELESSGLTGTIPPQLGMLTDLQVLYLWQNNLSGTIPTSLGNLSKLTELALYENHLQGPIPSELNRLTHLQGLYLWANFLSGTIPRELGMLTNLQLLYLSMNNLSGTIPSSFGNLSKLTELYLSENHLQGSIPSLSNLSKLKRLYLSKNQLSGLIT; this is encoded by the coding sequence ATGGCTCCTCTTTTCTTATTGCTTTCCATTTCCATCCTTTCAACCTCCGCTCTTCCTCAAACTtatcaacaccaacaccaacaattGCTGTTGCGATTTAAAGATGCCATTTCTCACAACAGCACCACTTCTCTGCCCGATTGGACTCCCCATCGACCCCTCTGCAATTGGTCTGGGCTCACCTGCGATCCATCGTCTCACTCTATCCTCGCCCTCAATTTATCCCTAATGAACCTACACGGCACCATCTCTCCTGTCCTAGGGAACCTCTCTTCTCTTCGATCCATCGATCTGTCTAACAATGCCCTCACTGGTCACATTCCACCTCAACTCGCCCAACTTCCCCGTATGCACAAACTCTGGCTGCATGCCAACCAATTACAAGGACcaattcccccctctctctccgaTTGCCGCAGTTTGCATGACCTGAGACTCTCTTATAACCAACTGCATGGCAGCATTCCGCCTGACCTGGGTCGCCTCACAAGTCTGACGATTCTTTACTTAGGAGCAAATAATCTCACAGGCACCATTCCCCATTCTTTAGGAAACCTGTCCGCCTTAGTTGAATTGTACTTGGGAGACAACCATCTCACCGGTACCATTCCCAGTTTTCTCGGAAATATGTCTTCCTTAGTTAAATTGGAATTGGAATCAAGTGGTCTCACAGGTACCATTCCCCCTCAATTGGGCATGCTCACTGACCTGCAGGTTCTTTACCTTTGGCAAAATAACCTATCAGGCACCATTCCTACCTCTTTgggaaatctctcaaaattgacAGAATTAGCCTTGTACGAAAACCATCTCCAAGGCCCCATTCCCTCTGAATTGAACAGACTCACTCATCTGCAAGGTCTTTACCTCTGGGCAAATTTCTTATCTGGCACCATTCCCCGTGAATTGGGCATGCTCACTAACCTGCAGTTGCTTTACCTTAGTATGAATAACTTATCAGGCACGATTCCCAGCTCTTTCGGAAACCTCTCAAAATTGACTGAGTTATATTTGTCAGAAAACCATCTCCAAGGCTCCATTCCCTCTTTGTCAAATCTGTCGAAATTGAAGAGATTATATTTATCAAaaaaccaacttagtgggcttatTACTTAA
- the LOC131069556 gene encoding probable LRR receptor-like serine/threonine-protein kinase At3g47570: MAFLFFFPLMMLSISIFSISALPHSYQYQHQQLLLRFKDAISHNNITSLPDWTPHIPLCNWSAVTCNPSFKSVFALNLSHMNLHGTISPVIGNLSSLRSIDLSNNALNGHIPLELGRLTSLKYLYLGTNHLTGTIPHTLGNLSALVDLYLGENDLNGTILHSLGNLSAVVTLGLGDNHLTGTIPPELGR, from the coding sequence AtggcttttcttttcttcttccctttgatgATGCTTTCCATCTCCATCTTTTCAATCTCCGCTCTTCCTCACTCTTATCAATACCAACATCAACAATTGCTGTTGCGATTCAAAGATGCCATTTCCCACAATAACATCACTTCTCTGCCTGATTGGACTCCCCATATACCCCTCTGCAATTGGTCTGCCGTTACCTGCAATCCATCTTTTAAGTCCGTCTTCGCCCTCAACTTATCGCACATGAACTTACACGGCACCATCTCTCCTGTCATAGGGAATCTCTCCTCTCTCCGATCCATCGATCTGTCCAACAATGCCCTCAATGGTCACATTCCGCTTGAGCTGGGTCGACTCACAAGTCTAAAGTATCTTTACTTAGGAACAAACCATCTCACAGGTACCATCCCCCACACTTTAGGAAATCTGTCCGCCTTAGTTGACTTATATTTGGGGGAAAATGATCTCAACGGTACCATTCTGCATTCTTTGGGAAATCTGTCTGCCGTAGTGACATTGGGTCTAGGAGATAATCATTTGACAGGTACCATTCCCCCTGAATTGGGGAGGTGA